The DNA segment GCACCGGACTGGTCGAGCCGAGTGTGCGGCCTGCCCATGGTTCGGGGACCCAGCGGCTGTACAGCTTTCGGGACGTTGTCGTCCTGAAGATCGTCAAGAGGTTCCTGGACACCGGTGTCTCGCTGCAGAACATCCGGACCACCGTCCGGCACCTGCGGGAGGGGGGCTTTCACGACCTGGAGCGCATGACGCTGATGAGCGACGGCGCCACGGTCTACGAGTGCTCCACGCCCGACGAGGTCCATGCCCTGCTCCAGGGCGGCCAGGGAGTCTTCGGGATCGCCGTGGGCGTGGTGTGGCGGGACGTCGGGAGCGCGCTGTCGCAGCTGCACGGGGAGCGCATCGACACCGGAG comes from the Streptomyces sp. KMM 9044 genome and includes:
- a CDS encoding MerR family transcriptional regulator is translated as MRSTGDGTAGGAPGHGLGVSGPYPPPGSQLRASGAYAHHGSPADPAPQRPAAVPSSGGATTSMEPEEIGYRGPTACAAAGITYRQLDYWARTGLVEPSVRPAHGSGTQRLYSFRDVVVLKIVKRFLDTGVSLQNIRTTVRHLREGGFHDLERMTLMSDGATVYECSTPDEVHALLQGGQGVFGIAVGVVWRDVGSALSQLHGERIDTGETLIGPNPTDELARRRNRAV